The following coding sequences lie in one Candidatus Eisenbacteria bacterium genomic window:
- a CDS encoding dCMP deaminase family protein has product MSTRPSWDQYFMTITRQVAERSTCLRAKVGAVIVRDKNILATGYNGSPAGLPHCTDVGCLVYKSTTPSGEVEENCFRTIHAEINAIAQAAKNGHAIRDADIYITHTPCIHCFKVLVNTGIKRIVYERPYKLHTIEELLRYTDVSLAQVAE; this is encoded by the coding sequence ATGAGCACCCGACCGAGCTGGGACCAGTACTTCATGACGATCACCCGCCAGGTGGCCGAGCGCTCGACGTGCCTGCGCGCCAAGGTGGGGGCTGTCATCGTCCGCGACAAGAACATCCTCGCCACCGGCTACAACGGCTCGCCGGCCGGACTGCCCCACTGCACAGACGTCGGCTGCCTCGTCTACAAGTCGACGACGCCCTCGGGCGAGGTCGAGGAGAACTGCTTCCGGACCATCCACGCTGAGATCAACGCCATCGCTCAGGCGGCCAAGAACGGCCACGCCATCCGGGACGCCGACATCTACATCACCCACACGCCCTGCATTCACTGCTTCAAGGTGCTCGTGAACACCGGCATCAAGCGGATCGTCTACGAGCGGCCCTACAAGCTCCACACGATCGAGGAGCTGCTCCGCTACACCGACGTCTCGCTGGCCCAAGTCGCCGAGTGA
- the pgeF gene encoding peptidoglycan editing factor PgeF: protein MTTTRTLVHEPWLAVPGLVHGFLPGLVDPPRRVEVPRQVHGTRVVTLGDGAERPEADGLVTSAPCACVGIVTADCVPILMLARRARAVAAVHAGWRGAAAGVVEAALDHLRATFGVEPRDVEIAMGPAIGGCCYEIGPEVRAAFVARTGDVTRDAWTRGADRDLLDLRAAIGLLARRAGVVHVAVLGPCTRCDGGYCSYRRDGGDAGRQVSFIGWG from the coding sequence GTGACGACGACGCGCACGCTCGTCCACGAGCCATGGCTCGCGGTTCCGGGGCTCGTTCACGGCTTCCTGCCGGGCCTCGTCGACCCGCCGCGGCGGGTCGAGGTCCCACGGCAAGTTCACGGGACGCGCGTCGTGACGCTGGGCGACGGCGCCGAACGTCCCGAGGCCGACGGCCTGGTGACGTCGGCGCCCTGCGCCTGCGTCGGCATCGTCACCGCCGACTGCGTGCCGATCCTCATGCTCGCGCGCCGCGCGCGTGCCGTCGCCGCCGTGCACGCGGGCTGGCGCGGCGCCGCCGCCGGCGTCGTCGAAGCGGCGCTCGATCATCTGCGCGCGACGTTCGGCGTCGAACCGCGCGACGTCGAGATCGCGATGGGACCGGCGATCGGTGGCTGCTGCTACGAGATCGGTCCCGAGGTGCGCGCCGCGTTCGTCGCGCGTACCGGCGACGTCACCCGCGATGCGTGGACGCGTGGTGCCGATCGCGACCTGCTCGATCTTCGCGCCGCGATCGGGCTCCTCGCGCGGCGGGCCGGCGTCGTGCACGTCGCCGTGCTGGGACCCTGCACGCGCTGCGACGGCGGCTACTGCTCCTACCGTCGCGACGGGGGCGACGCCGGACGGCAGGTGAGCTTCATCGGCTGGGGGTAG
- a CDS encoding 2-oxo acid dehydrogenase subunit E2 — protein sequence MARTFRPLEPLKGWRRVAVHAWRPPRDPSVYSLVDFPMQGSLAYIERVRAASGVRVTVTHLIARSLALAIRAFPQTNGIVARRRIMLRETVDIFLQVATEGGRDLSGFKIQRADEKGAVDIAREVEERVELLRARKDRQVERTKSLLDRIPVTLLGPIMRTIAYLIYDLDLDLSRFGIVKDEFGSAMVSNIATFGITNALAPLVPFSRTPIVVLVGQVEDRPVAEEGRVVVRPLLTIGATFDHRFMDGYQAGKMVDLMRAYLLNPEQYDGRVPTSAPSLAIGATPSR from the coding sequence ATGGCGCGAACCTTCCGCCCGCTCGAGCCGCTCAAGGGATGGCGCCGGGTCGCCGTTCACGCCTGGCGGCCCCCCAGGGACCCGAGCGTGTACAGCCTGGTCGACTTCCCGATGCAGGGCTCGCTGGCCTACATCGAGCGGGTCCGCGCGGCCTCGGGTGTCCGGGTGACCGTGACCCACCTGATCGCGCGCTCGCTGGCGCTCGCCATCCGGGCCTTTCCGCAGACGAACGGCATCGTGGCGCGCCGCCGCATCATGCTCCGGGAGACGGTGGACATCTTCCTCCAGGTCGCCACCGAGGGCGGCCGGGACCTCTCCGGATTCAAGATCCAGCGCGCCGACGAGAAGGGCGCGGTCGACATCGCCCGCGAGGTCGAGGAGCGCGTCGAGCTGCTCCGCGCCCGGAAGGACCGCCAGGTCGAGCGCACGAAGTCCCTCCTGGACCGCATTCCGGTCACGCTGCTCGGGCCGATCATGCGGACAATCGCCTACCTCATCTACGATCTCGACCTCGACCTCTCGCGCTTCGGCATCGTGAAGGACGAGTTCGGGAGCGCCATGGTGAGCAACATCGCGACCTTCGGGATCACGAACGCGCTCGCTCCGCTGGTGCCGTTCAGCCGCACGCCGATCGTCGTCCTGGTGGGCCAGGTCGAGGACCGCCCGGTCGCCGAAGAAGGCCGGGTCGTCGTGCGGCCGCTCCTCACCATCGGCGCGACCTTCGATCACCGGTTCATGGACGGCTACCAGGCCGGGAAGATGGTCGACCTCATGCGCGCGTACCTCCTCAACCCGGAGCAGTACGACGGGCGGGTGCCGACGTCGGCGCCGTCGCTCGCGATCGGCGCTACCCCCAGCCGATGA
- a CDS encoding RlmE family RNA methyltransferase — protein MRYERKDAPYRRAKAEGFRARSAYKLAELDDRARLLRRGDRVVDLGAWPGGWIQVALDRIGPSGRIVAVDLVPIDPFPGRPVETVVGDLRDPAVVATLRERLGGPADIVLSDAAPKLTGVRDVDEAHSSELVGALLDAIPVLLGPGGRALVKLFMDSGYTATSARLRELFADVKTTRPSSSRRGSSELYLIARGFRPATR, from the coding sequence GTGAGATACGAGCGCAAGGACGCGCCGTATCGTCGCGCGAAGGCCGAGGGCTTTCGCGCCCGCAGTGCGTACAAGCTGGCTGAGCTCGACGACCGGGCTCGCCTGCTCCGCCGCGGCGACCGCGTGGTCGACCTCGGCGCGTGGCCGGGTGGATGGATCCAGGTCGCCCTCGACCGCATCGGTCCGTCGGGCCGCATCGTCGCCGTCGATCTGGTCCCTATCGATCCGTTTCCGGGACGTCCCGTCGAGACAGTGGTCGGCGACCTTCGAGATCCCGCCGTCGTCGCGACGCTGCGAGAGCGACTCGGCGGCCCCGCGGACATCGTCCTCTCGGACGCCGCACCCAAGCTGACCGGCGTACGCGACGTCGACGAGGCCCACTCGTCGGAGCTGGTCGGCGCGCTGCTCGACGCCATTCCCGTTCTCCTCGGACCGGGCGGTCGAGCCCTCGTCAAGCTCTTCATGGACTCCGGATACACCGCCACGTCGGCGCGACTGCGGGAGCTGTTCGCCGATGTGAAGACCACACGTCCCTCCTCCTCGCGACGGGGATCTTCAGAGCTCTACCTGATTGCCCGGGGCTTCCGACCGGCGACCCGGTAG
- the gloB gene encoding hydroxyacylglutathione hydrolase — protein MDVVAVPQLLDNYAYLVIDPATHEAAVVDCAEATPVLAEVKRRAVRLTAVLATHHHFDHVGGNNDLRAALPDLRIFGSAEDAPRIPGITNPVHDGDSVAVGKLAGRIIFIPAHTSGHVAYYFPNWKAVFTGDTLFAAGCGRLFEGDAKQMMGSLQRLAVLPDDTRIYCGHEYTQKNLEFAATLEPSNRAVSEKLQAVRVRRGRGEPTVPSTIAEEKATNPFLRTSSPELAASVRAKVPGLAAGDPVALFAATRALKDRF, from the coding sequence GTGGACGTCGTCGCGGTCCCGCAGCTCCTCGACAACTACGCGTACCTGGTCATCGATCCGGCGACGCACGAGGCAGCGGTGGTCGACTGTGCCGAGGCTACGCCGGTCCTGGCCGAGGTGAAGCGTCGGGCCGTGCGGCTCACGGCCGTGCTCGCGACGCATCATCACTTCGACCACGTCGGCGGCAACAACGACCTGCGCGCGGCGCTGCCCGATCTGCGCATCTTCGGATCGGCCGAGGACGCGCCGCGCATCCCGGGCATCACCAATCCGGTGCATGACGGCGACTCCGTCGCGGTCGGCAAGCTCGCGGGACGGATCATCTTCATTCCCGCCCACACGAGCGGACACGTGGCGTACTACTTCCCGAATTGGAAAGCGGTCTTCACCGGCGACACGCTCTTCGCGGCGGGTTGCGGCCGCCTTTTCGAGGGCGACGCCAAGCAGATGATGGGCTCGCTCCAGCGCCTGGCCGTTCTCCCGGACGACACCCGCATCTACTGCGGGCACGAGTACACGCAGAAGAACCTCGAGTTCGCCGCCACGCTCGAACCGTCGAATCGGGCCGTATCCGAGAAGCTCCAGGCGGTGCGCGTTCGTCGCGGTCGTGGCGAGCCGACGGTGCCGAGCACGATCGCCGAGGAGAAGGCGACGAACCCCTTCCTGCGCACCTCCAGCCCCGAGCTCGCCGCCTCGGTCCGGGCCAAGGTTCCCGGGCTCGCGGCAGGTGACCCGGTGGCTCTGTTCGCCGCGACGCGAGCGTTGAAGGACCGGTTCTGA
- a CDS encoding enoyl-CoA hydratase-related protein, producing MADEILAGTEDHICTITLNRADKRNALNGEMIAQLRATLARVAKDRDVRVVVLRANGSAFCAGLDLSEMAKQREAGEADLGGLEVVLHELEEVPQPTIAAVQGDAVAGGCELALHCDIRVAADDARFSMPLARIGLAVPVTLTWKLVDTIGAAKTNELLFTGEAVGAETAAHLGLANRVVSADELDSSVQALARQIVNNAPLSVRAMKAFVKRAVQFRKATPRDDLEEMHRQVRQSRDLQEGLAARRERRPPKFRGE from the coding sequence ATGGCCGACGAGATCCTGGCGGGCACCGAAGATCACATCTGCACGATCACCCTCAACCGGGCCGACAAGCGCAACGCGCTCAACGGCGAGATGATCGCCCAGCTTCGGGCGACCCTCGCGCGTGTGGCGAAGGACAGGGACGTCCGCGTGGTCGTGCTGCGCGCCAACGGGTCGGCGTTCTGCGCCGGCCTGGATCTCTCCGAGATGGCCAAGCAGCGCGAGGCCGGCGAGGCGGACCTCGGTGGCCTCGAGGTGGTGCTGCACGAGCTGGAGGAGGTTCCGCAACCGACGATCGCGGCCGTGCAGGGTGACGCGGTCGCCGGCGGCTGCGAGCTGGCGCTCCACTGCGACATCCGGGTGGCGGCCGACGATGCGCGCTTCTCGATGCCGCTCGCGCGTATCGGGCTTGCGGTGCCGGTGACGCTCACCTGGAAGCTCGTCGACACGATCGGCGCCGCGAAGACGAACGAGCTGCTGTTCACGGGTGAAGCCGTCGGCGCGGAGACGGCCGCGCATCTGGGCCTCGCCAACCGCGTCGTCTCGGCCGATGAGCTCGACAGCTCCGTGCAGGCGCTGGCGCGCCAGATCGTGAACAACGCGCCGCTGTCGGTTCGGGCGATGAAGGCGTTCGTGAAGCGCGCCGTGCAGTTCCGGAAGGCGACGCCGCGCGACGACCTCGAGGAGATGCATCGCCAGGTGCGCCAGAGCCGCGACCTCCAGGAAGGGCTCGCCGCGCGCCGCGAGCGACGCCCGCCGAAGTTCCGCGGCGAATAG
- a CDS encoding thioredoxin domain-containing protein codes for MGRPNRLASETSPYLLQHAHNPVDWYPWGEEAFERARRENKPVLLSIGYSSCHWCHVMERESFDDPGIAGLMNDLFVSIKVDREERPDIDDVYMKAVQLLIGRGGWPLTVFLTPSKEPFHGGTYFPPVDRHGLPAFPRVLQAIARAFHERPDDVAKATKEILAGVEKLEGTNTPATVLDPSLPERAAIALVGHVDETYGGLGAAPKFPHAQVFQLMLRHHRTRPDLLEAVRLTCRRMAAGGMYDQIGGGFHRYSVDERWLVPHFEKMLYDNALLPRLYLDAHQVTGDHRFRRVVADTLDYVLREMRDPGGAFYSATDADSEGEEGKFFVWTREEVAHIVDPADVDLVCRHWDITDEGNFEGRSIAHLTLDVEDLAKVFGRSAQATAEAIERARERLYEARARRVPPRRDEKVIVAWNALMISALADAGRVLDVERWIEAAVGAADFLWSAVRRGGRLLHGWALGEAKQLAFLDDHAFLAAACLDLYEATADPRHLERAQTLVDAIDARFHDDRGGGYFFTPSDGEALITRSKSGADGALPSGSSVATITLLRLHAFTGLDRYRARADELLHLYHDAAAQQPFGYATYLEALELYARTPTEVVIVGPRGDAGTRALWDVVRSAYLPHRALVRVEPGDPAPPAPARDRPARDGRPTAYVCRQFTCSAPTTDPAELRGLLE; via the coding sequence ATGGGGCGTCCGAACCGGCTCGCCAGCGAGACGAGCCCGTACCTCCTCCAGCACGCCCACAATCCGGTCGACTGGTACCCATGGGGCGAGGAAGCGTTCGAGCGGGCGCGACGGGAGAACAAGCCCGTCCTTCTCTCCATCGGCTACTCGTCCTGTCACTGGTGCCACGTGATGGAGCGCGAGTCCTTCGACGATCCGGGCATCGCCGGCCTCATGAACGATCTCTTCGTCAGCATAAAGGTCGATCGCGAGGAGCGGCCGGACATCGACGACGTGTACATGAAGGCGGTCCAGCTCCTGATCGGCCGCGGGGGGTGGCCCCTCACGGTCTTTCTCACCCCGAGCAAGGAGCCCTTCCACGGGGGGACCTACTTCCCGCCGGTCGACCGGCACGGCCTGCCGGCGTTCCCCCGGGTCCTCCAGGCCATCGCACGGGCGTTCCACGAACGCCCCGACGACGTCGCCAAGGCGACGAAGGAAATCCTGGCAGGCGTGGAGAAGCTGGAGGGGACCAACACGCCTGCGACCGTGCTCGATCCGTCGCTTCCGGAGCGCGCCGCGATCGCGCTGGTCGGCCACGTGGACGAGACCTACGGCGGCCTGGGCGCAGCGCCGAAGTTCCCCCACGCCCAGGTGTTCCAACTGATGCTGCGCCATCACCGCACGCGCCCGGACCTCCTCGAGGCGGTCCGCCTCACCTGCCGGCGCATGGCTGCCGGAGGCATGTACGACCAGATCGGCGGGGGGTTCCATCGCTATTCGGTCGACGAGCGGTGGCTCGTGCCCCACTTCGAGAAGATGCTCTACGACAACGCCCTCCTCCCGAGGCTCTATCTGGACGCCCACCAGGTGACCGGAGACCATCGCTTCCGGCGCGTGGTCGCCGACACGCTCGACTACGTCCTGCGCGAGATGCGCGACCCCGGGGGCGCCTTCTACTCGGCGACCGATGCCGACAGCGAAGGCGAGGAAGGCAAGTTCTTCGTCTGGACGCGGGAGGAGGTCGCGCACATCGTCGACCCCGCCGACGTCGACCTCGTCTGTCGCCACTGGGACATCACCGACGAGGGAAACTTCGAGGGCAGGAGCATCGCGCACCTGACCCTGGACGTCGAGGACCTGGCGAAGGTCTTCGGACGATCGGCGCAGGCGACGGCCGAGGCGATCGAGCGTGCCCGCGAGCGGCTGTACGAGGCGCGGGCCAGGCGCGTACCGCCACGGCGCGACGAGAAAGTGATCGTCGCCTGGAACGCGCTAATGATCTCCGCGCTGGCCGACGCGGGTCGCGTGCTCGACGTGGAGCGCTGGATCGAGGCGGCGGTCGGCGCGGCCGATTTCCTGTGGAGTGCCGTTCGACGGGGTGGTCGCCTCCTCCACGGCTGGGCGCTGGGCGAGGCGAAGCAGCTCGCGTTCCTGGACGATCACGCGTTCCTCGCGGCTGCGTGCCTCGATCTGTACGAAGCGACGGCCGACCCGCGACACCTCGAGCGCGCGCAGACGCTCGTGGACGCGATCGACGCCCGGTTCCACGACGACCGGGGCGGCGGGTACTTCTTCACCCCGAGCGACGGCGAGGCCCTGATCACGCGCTCCAAGTCCGGCGCCGACGGCGCCCTGCCGTCGGGCAGCTCCGTCGCGACGATCACCCTGCTCCGCCTCCACGCCTTCACCGGTCTCGACCGATACCGGGCGCGCGCCGACGAGCTGCTGCACCTCTACCACGACGCCGCTGCGCAACAGCCCTTCGGTTATGCGACCTACCTCGAGGCGCTCGAGCTCTACGCGCGGACGCCGACCGAGGTCGTCATCGTCGGACCGCGCGGCGACGCCGGGACCCGAGCGCTCTGGGACGTCGTGCGCTCGGCCTACCTTCCGCACCGCGCGCTCGTGCGCGTCGAGCCGGGTGACCCGGCGCCGCCGGCACCCGCCCGCGATCGTCCGGCTCGCGACGGACGTCCGACCGCGTACGTATGTCGGCAGTTCACCTGCTCGGCGCCGACGACCGACCCGGCGGAGCTCCGGGGGCTGCTCGAGTAG
- a CDS encoding septal ring lytic transglycosylase RlpA family protein: MKAELNRAGGAIPRLFVLVALGVTLCTSGVARADFGAVPRKTVIASWYGPGFTGRRTASGDRFDPRALTCAHKTLPLGTKLRVTNPRTGAQVLVTVTDRGPYSGRREIDLSHAAAREVGIIGRGVAPVLIEIL, translated from the coding sequence ATGAAAGCCGAGCTCAATCGAGCCGGGGGAGCGATCCCCCGGCTCTTCGTTTTGGTGGCCCTTGGGGTCACCCTGTGCACCAGCGGAGTCGCTCGTGCGGACTTCGGGGCCGTGCCGCGCAAGACCGTGATTGCGTCGTGGTACGGGCCGGGATTTACCGGACGTCGTACGGCGAGCGGGGATCGCTTCGACCCGCGAGCGCTCACCTGCGCCCACAAGACGCTTCCGCTCGGCACGAAGCTACGCGTGACGAATCCGCGCACCGGCGCGCAGGTGCTGGTGACCGTCACGGACCGCGGGCCGTATTCCGGCCGGCGCGAGATAGACCTGTCGCACGCTGCCGCGCGCGAGGTCGGGATCATCGGGCGCGGTGTCGCGCCCGTGCTGATCGAGATCCTGTAG
- a CDS encoding ParB/RepB/Spo0J family partition protein produces the protein MQRRQRTVLTMVPLSAVTPNPDQPRKHFAEDALAELAASIRARGLLQPIVVRRSEAAGFQLLAGERRFRAAQLAGLDRVPALIREGDDTLEVALIENLQREDLSPLEEAEALALLIERHDYSHRDVADLLGKSRPYVSNTLALNRLPESVKADLHREGRSISRELLMGIARQETSEAAEALWRRIQLAAVSVRKFRAEKTGKATDRPVLRDVFLAARRFNRALRRLAMEGDPQLELPPEIVRVLRRSERLIQRRLRAISSMSKGIKASL, from the coding sequence TTGCAGCGCCGGCAACGAACGGTCCTGACGATGGTCCCGCTGAGCGCGGTGACTCCCAACCCCGATCAGCCGCGCAAGCACTTCGCCGAAGACGCGCTGGCGGAGCTCGCCGCGTCGATTCGCGCACGAGGGCTTCTCCAGCCGATCGTCGTCCGGCGCAGCGAGGCCGCCGGCTTCCAGCTCCTGGCCGGAGAGCGCAGGTTCCGAGCGGCGCAGTTGGCTGGCCTCGATAGGGTGCCCGCCCTCATTCGTGAAGGCGACGACACGCTCGAGGTGGCGCTGATCGAGAACCTGCAGCGCGAGGATCTCTCACCGCTCGAAGAGGCCGAGGCGCTCGCGCTTCTCATCGAGCGCCACGACTACAGCCATCGCGACGTTGCCGATCTGCTCGGGAAGAGCCGTCCCTACGTGTCGAACACGCTGGCGCTGAATCGCCTACCCGAGTCCGTGAAGGCCGATCTCCACCGCGAAGGGCGATCGATCTCGCGCGAGCTGCTGATGGGAATCGCGAGGCAGGAGACCTCGGAAGCGGCCGAGGCGCTGTGGCGACGCATCCAGCTCGCTGCGGTGTCGGTCCGAAAGTTCCGCGCCGAAAAGACCGGGAAGGCGACGGATCGCCCCGTCCTGCGGGACGTGTTCCTCGCTGCACGGCGGTTCAACCGAGCTCTTCGGCGGCTAGCCATGGAGGGGGATCCCCAGCTGGAGCTGCCGCCCGAAATCGTACGCGTGCTGCGCCGTTCGGAACGTCTCATCCAGCGCCGCCTCCGAGCGATTTCGTCCATGTCCAAAGGCATCAAAGCCTCGTTGTAG
- the atpE gene encoding ATP synthase F0 subunit C, translated as MKRFGKFLFALMGLVLFASPALAETAAGGGGDITKGLIALAAGLGLGVAALGTALGQGRATAAAMESIGRNPNSADKIQTPLIIGLALMEALTLYALVISFFLQAKI; from the coding sequence ATGAAGCGTTTCGGGAAGTTCTTGTTCGCGTTGATGGGCCTCGTGCTCTTCGCCAGTCCGGCCCTCGCGGAGACGGCGGCGGGGGGTGGCGGGGACATCACGAAGGGGCTGATCGCCCTCGCGGCCGGTCTCGGTCTCGGGGTGGCGGCCCTCGGCACGGCGCTCGGACAGGGCCGTGCGACGGCAGCGGCCATGGAGTCGATCGGGCGCAATCCGAACTCGGCCGACAAGATCCAGACGCCGCTCATCATCGGTCTGGCACTAATGGAGGCGCTCACGCTTTATGCCCTCGTGATCTCCTTCTTCTTGCAGGCTAAGATCTGA
- the atpB gene encoding F0F1 ATP synthase subunit A, producing MEHHPFTWFGTVAHLHGAWEHVAGASLVVLVLLLFGIRVRSGLANTERAIAPEDGVTARNVAETFVEAIIGLAKSAIPHHAEHYVPLLATFFAFILLSNVLGLVPGFAPPTSTFNITFALGCVSFGAYHAYGVKAQGLGKYLKHFLGPVAFIAPLMLVIELFSHAFRPVSLGVRLYANMFADHTVIEIFTDLTKALIPVAFYALGFFVCIVQSFVFTMLSAIYISGAVAHGAEHVEEL from the coding sequence ATGGAGCATCATCCGTTTACTTGGTTCGGAACGGTCGCACACCTCCACGGTGCCTGGGAGCACGTGGCGGGGGCCAGCCTGGTCGTGCTGGTCCTGCTCCTCTTCGGCATCAGGGTTCGCAGCGGACTCGCCAACACAGAGCGCGCGATCGCGCCCGAGGACGGCGTCACCGCCCGTAACGTCGCCGAGACCTTCGTCGAGGCGATCATCGGACTCGCGAAGAGCGCCATCCCGCACCATGCCGAGCACTACGTGCCGCTGCTCGCCACCTTCTTCGCCTTCATCTTGCTCTCGAACGTGTTGGGGCTGGTGCCCGGCTTCGCGCCGCCGACGTCGACGTTCAACATCACGTTCGCCCTGGGATGCGTGTCGTTCGGCGCGTATCACGCCTACGGCGTGAAGGCGCAGGGCCTCGGAAAGTACCTCAAGCACTTCCTCGGGCCGGTCGCGTTCATCGCGCCCCTCATGCTGGTGATCGAGCTGTTCAGCCACGCCTTCCGGCCGGTCTCTCTCGGTGTCCGTCTCTACGCCAACATGTTCGCCGACCACACGGTGATCGAGATCTTCACGGATCTGACGAAGGCCCTGATCCCCGTCGCGTTCTATGCCCTCGGATTCTTCGTCTGCATCGTACAGTCCTTCGTGTTCACCATGCTCTCGGCGATCTACATCTCGGGGGCCGTGGCCCACGGCGCCGAGCACGTCGAGGAGCTCTAG
- a CDS encoding AtpZ/AtpI family protein, translating into MALFWDFVGTILAGAVVGWLVDRQFGTEPYGILGFLLLGVAGGFVRLVSQLRRLDRLDHGK; encoded by the coding sequence GTGGCCCTGTTCTGGGACTTCGTCGGGACGATCCTCGCCGGCGCGGTCGTGGGCTGGCTCGTCGACCGCCAGTTCGGCACCGAACCATACGGCATCCTGGGCTTCCTTCTCCTCGGGGTAGCCGGAGGCTTCGTCCGGCTAGTGAGCCAACTTCGCCGGCTCGACCGCCTCGACCATGGGAAGTGA
- the hemL gene encoding glutamate-1-semialdehyde 2,1-aminomutase encodes MGAESERLFAQACRLIPGGVNSPVRSWRAVGGNPAFIAHGEGPFVFDADGRRYVDFLGSWGPLILGHAHPAVVRAIAEQAARGTSFGAPTRLEVELAQLLVEALPAVEQVRLVSSGTEATMSALRLARAATGRSRILKFVGCYHGHVDALLVRAGSGALTLGVPDSPGVPGSIADLTLLAPYNDLATTRDLIERHAAELAAVVVEPVAGNMGVVPPKAGFLEMLRQETERVGALLVFDEVITGFRLGWAGAQGRYGIRPDLTCLGKIVGGGMPLAAFGGRRDLMSMVAPAGPVYQAGTLSGNPVSVAAGLAALRELKANPSAYERLEMLGAGAEKELRGALAETRTKGTVNRVGSMLTLFLGVDRVTGYDEATAADTERFARYFRGMLEEGIYLPPSQFESMFVSLAHGEDHVALLGDAAKRVLARL; translated from the coding sequence GTGGGCGCAGAATCGGAGCGACTGTTCGCACAGGCATGCCGGCTGATTCCGGGCGGCGTGAACAGCCCCGTGCGATCGTGGCGCGCCGTCGGCGGGAACCCCGCCTTCATCGCGCACGGCGAGGGCCCATTCGTCTTCGACGCCGACGGACGGCGCTACGTTGACTTCCTCGGCTCGTGGGGACCGCTGATCCTGGGACATGCGCACCCCGCCGTCGTGCGCGCGATCGCCGAGCAGGCGGCGCGCGGCACGAGCTTCGGAGCGCCGACCCGGCTCGAGGTCGAGCTCGCCCAGCTGCTCGTCGAGGCACTGCCGGCGGTCGAGCAGGTGCGTCTCGTCAGCTCCGGCACCGAAGCCACCATGAGCGCGCTGCGACTGGCGCGGGCGGCGACGGGGCGCTCCCGCATCCTCAAGTTCGTCGGATGCTACCATGGGCACGTCGACGCCCTGCTCGTCCGGGCGGGGTCCGGAGCCCTGACGCTGGGGGTCCCGGACAGCCCCGGCGTTCCCGGATCCATCGCTGATCTCACGCTTCTGGCGCCGTACAACGACCTGGCCACTACCCGGGACCTGATCGAACGCCACGCCGCGGAGCTGGCAGCCGTGGTGGTCGAGCCGGTCGCGGGGAACATGGGCGTCGTTCCCCCCAAGGCCGGATTCCTCGAGATGTTGCGGCAAGAGACCGAGCGCGTGGGCGCCCTTCTCGTGTTCGACGAGGTGATCACGGGCTTCCGCCTGGGGTGGGCAGGCGCTCAGGGACGTTACGGCATCAGGCCGGACCTCACGTGTCTCGGCAAGATCGTCGGCGGTGGAATGCCACTCGCTGCGTTCGGTGGCCGGCGTGACCTGATGTCGATGGTTGCACCGGCGGGCCCGGTCTACCAGGCGGGAACGCTGTCGGGAAACCCGGTGAGCGTTGCGGCAGGCCTCGCCGCCCTCCGGGAGCTGAAGGCGAATCCCTCGGCGTACGAGCGACTCGAGATGCTCGGGGCGGGCGCGGAGAAGGAGCTGCGGGGTGCCCTTGCCGAGACCCGCACCAAGGGGACCGTCAACCGGGTGGGATCCATGCTGACGCTTTTCCTCGGGGTCGACCGCGTAACGGGGTACGACGAGGCCACGGCTGCCGACACCGAGCGCTTCGCGCGCTACTTCCGCGGCATGCTCGAGGAGGGAATCTACCTTCCGCCCTCCCAGTTCGAATCGATGTTCGTCTCGCTCGCCCACGGCGAGGATCACGTCGCCCTACTGGGAGACGCGGCGAAGAGAGTGCTGGCGAGGCTCTGA